The following proteins are encoded in a genomic region of Pseudodesulfovibrio mercurii:
- a CDS encoding rhodanese-like domain-containing protein: MSTITQMTPDEARKFMEGSKPDSFTLLDVRQESEYERDHIPGARLVPLSELPDRFDELDRQRPLLVYCASGGRSMAAAALLQGQGFEDINNLVGGMSAWEGDGAFGPMELGMIAFTGAESPAEVILKAYAMENVLQAFYVQRADMAETMERIELFMELAGFEDKHKDVLYELYTRTSEEVMSREEFEDVALRNASDMAEGGVPVGEFMDRFPGAFDSDHGVLELASMIEAQALDYYLRCAMRARSEDTRDVLQLLAREEKAHLKLLARYMDKRD; encoded by the coding sequence ATGTCCACCATCACGCAGATGACGCCGGATGAGGCGCGCAAGTTCATGGAAGGCAGCAAGCCGGACTCCTTCACGCTCCTGGACGTCAGGCAGGAGTCGGAATACGAGCGGGACCACATCCCCGGGGCGCGGTTGGTGCCCCTGTCCGAACTGCCGGACCGCTTCGACGAGCTCGACAGGCAGCGGCCGCTGCTCGTCTACTGCGCCTCGGGCGGCCGGTCCATGGCCGCCGCCGCGCTCCTCCAGGGGCAGGGCTTCGAGGACATCAACAACCTGGTGGGCGGCATGTCCGCCTGGGAGGGCGATGGCGCCTTCGGCCCCATGGAGCTGGGCATGATCGCCTTCACCGGGGCCGAGAGCCCGGCCGAGGTCATCCTCAAGGCCTACGCCATGGAGAACGTGCTCCAGGCCTTCTACGTGCAGCGCGCGGACATGGCCGAGACCATGGAGCGCATCGAATTGTTCATGGAACTGGCCGGGTTCGAGGACAAGCACAAGGATGTTTTGTACGAACTCTACACCCGCACCAGCGAGGAGGTCATGAGCCGCGAGGAATTCGAGGACGTCGCCCTGCGCAACGCCTCGGACATGGCCGAGGGCGGGGTGCCGGTCGGCGAGTTCATGGACCGCTTCCCCGGCGCCTTCGACAGCGACCACGGGGTGCTTGAACTGGCCTCCATGATCGAGGCCCAGGCCCTGGACTATTACCTGCGCTGCGCCATGCGCGCCCGGAGCGAGGACACCAGGGACGTCCTGCAACTCCTGGCCCGCGAGGAAAAGGCCCACCTCAAGCTGCTGGCCAGGTACATGGACAAGCGGGACTAG
- a CDS encoding energy-coupling factor ABC transporter ATP-binding protein yields the protein MLELNTVTFAYPAGDEVLSGVSLKVEKGGLLGLAGANGSGKSTLLALMAGLYAPTGGSLEVAGRVSPGHEGDIRLVCRLVMQDADLQILGATVEEDLLLGRGRDEAVTAEARTMAERLNLLKYWDRPVQTLSWGTKRKLCLAAALLDRPRVLLLDEPFSGLDYPGVREMRALIRANREAGLTQVVSSHDLEPYIDLVDALAVLDNGELVLNGPAETVLDRVAEHAVRAPGSWTACRTIQPWDGETGR from the coding sequence ATGCTGGAACTGAATACCGTTACATTCGCCTATCCCGCCGGGGACGAGGTCCTGTCCGGAGTGTCCCTGAAGGTGGAGAAGGGCGGTCTGCTCGGATTGGCCGGGGCCAACGGCAGCGGCAAGTCCACCCTGCTCGCGCTCATGGCCGGGCTGTACGCCCCGACCGGGGGGAGCCTCGAGGTGGCCGGGCGGGTCAGCCCGGGCCACGAGGGGGACATCCGCCTGGTCTGCCGTCTGGTCATGCAGGACGCGGACCTGCAGATCCTCGGGGCCACGGTGGAGGAGGACCTGCTCCTGGGCCGGGGCCGCGACGAGGCCGTGACCGCCGAGGCCCGCACCATGGCCGAGCGGCTCAACCTTCTGAAATACTGGGACCGGCCGGTGCAGACCCTGTCCTGGGGCACCAAGCGCAAGCTCTGCCTGGCCGCGGCCCTGCTGGACCGCCCGCGCGTGCTGCTCCTGGACGAGCCCTTCAGCGGCCTCGATTATCCCGGCGTGCGCGAGATGCGCGCCCTGATCCGGGCCAACCGCGAGGCCGGGCTGACCCAGGTGGTCTCCAGCCACGACCTGGAGCCGTACATCGACCTGGTGGACGCCTTGGCCGTGCTCGACAACGGCGAGCTGGTCCTGAACGGCCCGGCCGAGACCGTCCTGGACCGCGTGGCCGAACACGCGGTGCGCGCGCCGGGCTCATGGACCGCCTGCCGGACCATCCAGCCGTGGGATGGGGAGACGGGCCGATGA
- a CDS encoding OmpP1/FadL family transporter: MKRASACFVFSVLVCLLATASVVQAGGFALYEWGNRALGMGTANYATGNDASVIAYNPAEMSKLEGTNVYGGVTAVSPSSDVYVDGVESHTQNQVFGVPHGYATHQVNDDWTLGVGVYTRFGLGTDYASNWPGQTLIQDALLETFSLNPVVSYKVNDSLSVGGGLEIIKGYFTTHQEMTTPGGGILMTDVDGVSFAFNLGLLYDINDMFSVGLTYRSSMHFEGEGTVSVTGSPIPVLNSSGDATMIADFPASYTVGLGFTPTDKLTFEFDIVYTQWEQFDRIEYCFTNSPLPNKMVDFNYKSTWRFQLGTEYRFTDAFAMRAGYVYDQTPIRGDYASPMLPANDRQMFTLGAGYKWSDWTLDVAGMYIITKERKGMSMTDSGGTTYKVDFKNGSTWGLGSSIGYHF; encoded by the coding sequence ATGAAACGCGCGTCCGCTTGTTTTGTGTTCAGTGTTCTGGTCTGCCTGCTTGCGACCGCCTCAGTGGTCCAGGCGGGCGGTTTCGCGCTGTACGAGTGGGGCAACCGCGCCCTGGGCATGGGTACGGCCAACTACGCCACCGGCAATGACGCCTCGGTCATCGCCTACAACCCCGCGGAGATGAGCAAGCTTGAGGGCACCAACGTCTACGGCGGCGTGACCGCGGTCTCCCCGTCCTCGGATGTCTATGTGGACGGAGTCGAGAGCCACACCCAGAACCAGGTCTTCGGCGTCCCCCACGGCTACGCGACCCACCAGGTCAACGACGACTGGACCCTCGGCGTGGGTGTCTACACCCGGTTCGGCCTGGGCACGGACTACGCCAGCAACTGGCCCGGCCAGACCCTGATTCAGGACGCCCTGCTGGAGACCTTCTCCCTGAACCCGGTCGTGTCCTACAAGGTCAACGACTCCCTGTCCGTGGGCGGCGGCCTCGAAATCATCAAGGGCTACTTCACCACCCACCAGGAGATGACCACGCCCGGCGGCGGTATCCTCATGACCGACGTGGACGGCGTCTCCTTCGCCTTTAACCTGGGCCTGCTCTACGACATCAACGACATGTTTTCCGTGGGCCTGACCTACCGTTCGTCCATGCATTTCGAGGGCGAGGGCACGGTGTCCGTGACCGGAAGCCCGATTCCCGTCCTGAACAGCAGCGGCGACGCCACCATGATCGCCGACTTCCCGGCGAGCTACACCGTGGGCCTGGGCTTCACCCCCACGGACAAGCTGACCTTCGAGTTCGACATCGTCTACACCCAGTGGGAACAGTTCGACCGCATCGAATACTGCTTCACCAATTCTCCGCTGCCCAACAAGATGGTGGACTTCAACTACAAGTCCACCTGGCGCTTCCAGCTCGGCACGGAATATCGGTTCACCGACGCCTTCGCCATGCGCGCGGGCTACGTCTATGACCAGACGCCCATCCGCGGCGACTACGCCTCGCCCATGCTGCCTGCCAACGACCGCCAGATGTTCACCCTGGGCGCGGGCTACAAGTGGTCCGACTGGACCCTGGACGTGGCCGGCATGTACATCATCACCAAGGAACGCAAGGGCATGTCCATGACCGATTCCGGCGGCACCACCTACAAGGTGGACTTCAAGAACGGCAGTACCTGGGGGCTCGGCTCCTCCATCGGCTACCATTTCTAG
- a CDS encoding DUF4198 domain-containing protein, whose protein sequence is MKKMTFGLAVLCVALFAGPALAHFGMLIPDTDELTQEKRTVALTLSFSHPFEGQGMELEKPAAFFVAVDNDQRVDLLSTLKETKVMGHLAWKTAFTPKAPGLYTFVFDPVPYKEDAENNYIRHITKVVIDAYGEGENWNVPLGLDTEIVPLTRPFGNYAGNVFQGVVLVGGQPAPYTRVEVEFYNKDGKRQAPNERMVTQEVLCDGQGVFTFACPWKGWWGFAGLNTAEKPYEGRELEMGAVIWVEMQ, encoded by the coding sequence ATGAAAAAAATGACCTTCGGCCTTGCGGTGCTCTGCGTCGCCCTTTTCGCCGGTCCGGCCCTGGCGCATTTCGGCATGTTGATCCCCGACACCGACGAACTGACCCAGGAGAAGCGGACCGTGGCATTGACCCTGTCGTTCTCCCATCCCTTCGAGGGCCAGGGCATGGAACTGGAAAAGCCCGCCGCCTTCTTCGTGGCCGTGGACAACGACCAGCGCGTGGACCTGCTGTCCACCCTGAAGGAGACCAAGGTCATGGGCCATCTGGCCTGGAAGACCGCCTTCACCCCCAAGGCCCCCGGCCTGTACACCTTCGTCTTCGACCCGGTCCCCTACAAGGAGGACGCCGAGAACAACTACATCCGTCACATCACCAAGGTGGTGATCGATGCCTACGGCGAGGGCGAGAACTGGAACGTGCCGCTGGGTCTGGACACCGAGATCGTCCCTCTGACCCGGCCCTTCGGCAACTATGCGGGCAACGTCTTCCAGGGCGTGGTCCTGGTCGGCGGCCAGCCCGCCCCGTACACCCGGGTGGAAGTGGAATTCTACAACAAGGACGGCAAGCGCCAGGCGCCCAACGAGCGCATGGTCACCCAGGAAGTGCTCTGTGACGGCCAGGGCGTGTTCACCTTCGCCTGTCCGTGGAAGGGGTGGTGGGGCTTTGCCGGCCTGAACACCGCCGAAAAGCCCTATGAGGGCCGCGAACTCGAAATGGGCGCGGTCATCTGGGTGGAAATGCAGTAG